In Leptodesmis sichuanensis A121, the following are encoded in one genomic region:
- a CDS encoding GumC family protein produces MQAGQNLQNLPVNGHTRLEDPSLTTNDTGDSGEGKRKGGLKLRPLVATVRRNIPLIAGITAAATGIGYLLYSNSPPIFQGNFSLLVEPITSQARSTDPYAISRAQSGDTTGSSVDYPTLLQVLQSPELLSKIAVQVQAGGYNKVTAASLARDLRNKDLTVERVGTNLIDSTRTLNVTYQGTDPKQVQFVLEKLAEGYLRFSLEDRKTRIGGGVEFIEDQLPALQQRVNALEAQIQSIRQRYRFTDPSIENQQVADQLKEVRQKKLDAETLLREQATLYATLQRQLGLTPEQALAAAALSQNPRYQDLLNQLKKVESQISISLARYNEDSPVVQRLRGQQRNLTRLLGQETQKNLTETSPGVPETSRVVAYQDPTRLGLIQQLVQSANQTRALQARTNEIIRTENDLDQRLTQLPAIIRQYNALTQQLDIATKTLNQFLLQRETLRVEAAQKEVPWEIISKPKLVSDPVTGRIIASRGKKAQQLLFMSVGLGLALGVAAAFLREKLRNVFVTAEDLQDAIQLPFLGSVPLRGGMGREQLGSKGSDPFSEAFSALYTNLRFLNPGSEVHAVAIASAEPGDGKTTIALNLAQAAASMGQRVLLVDANLCTPQIHTLLDLPNQKGLADILSQKLPVEAAIQNSPSSENLSVLTAGNTQIGSTKLFASNEMQQLMKNLRGMFDLVIYDTPALRGIMDTNFLTAQTDGVLMVGGVNKTKRSVFMQELEGLNKYRIPVIGVIANHLGKGQVTSYLLNQQSSQGQQVHPAFFGNLKQSGDVVQ; encoded by the coding sequence ATGCAGGCTGGACAAAATCTTCAAAATTTACCCGTGAACGGACACACCCGCTTGGAAGATCCTTCCTTGACGACTAATGACACTGGCGACTCAGGTGAGGGCAAGCGTAAGGGTGGCTTAAAGTTACGCCCGTTAGTAGCTACAGTTCGGCGCAATATCCCCCTGATTGCTGGTATTACAGCCGCAGCTACCGGGATTGGCTATTTGCTGTATAGCAACTCTCCTCCCATCTTTCAGGGAAATTTTTCGCTACTTGTTGAGCCAATTACCTCGCAGGCTCGCTCTACGGATCCTTATGCGATTTCCCGTGCTCAGTCAGGCGATACTACAGGTAGCAGTGTTGATTATCCGACCTTGCTACAGGTTCTTCAAAGTCCTGAACTATTATCTAAAATTGCGGTGCAGGTGCAGGCAGGTGGCTACAACAAAGTAACGGCGGCCTCACTGGCCAGAGATTTAAGGAATAAGGATCTCACAGTTGAGCGGGTCGGAACAAATCTAATCGACTCTACTCGGACTCTTAATGTAACTTACCAAGGAACCGATCCCAAACAAGTTCAATTTGTTCTAGAAAAGCTGGCTGAAGGTTATCTCAGGTTTAGTCTTGAAGATCGAAAAACCCGAATTGGGGGGGGCGTTGAATTTATTGAAGATCAGCTACCTGCCTTACAACAGCGAGTCAATGCGTTAGAAGCCCAAATCCAATCAATCCGGCAGCGTTATCGCTTTACCGATCCTTCGATCGAAAATCAGCAAGTAGCTGACCAATTAAAAGAAGTTCGACAAAAGAAGTTGGATGCTGAGACTCTGTTACGGGAACAAGCAACTTTATATGCAACCCTACAAAGACAGCTTGGATTAACACCAGAGCAAGCGCTTGCGGCGGCGGCATTGAGCCAGAATCCTCGTTATCAAGATTTATTGAATCAACTGAAGAAGGTTGAAAGCCAAATTTCCATTAGTCTTGCCCGTTACAACGAGGACAGCCCTGTTGTTCAGAGATTGCGGGGGCAGCAGAGAAATTTAACTCGCTTGCTGGGGCAGGAAACTCAGAAGAATTTGACTGAAACTTCTCCTGGCGTACCGGAAACGAGCAGAGTGGTTGCCTATCAGGATCCAACCCGGTTGGGGCTAATTCAGCAATTAGTTCAATCGGCAAACCAAACCCGAGCTTTACAAGCAAGAACCAACGAGATTATTCGAACGGAGAATGATCTGGATCAGCGGCTAACCCAACTCCCTGCAATTATTCGCCAATACAATGCCTTAACCCAACAGCTAGATATCGCCACTAAAACTCTTAACCAGTTTCTGTTGCAACGGGAAACTTTAAGGGTAGAGGCTGCTCAGAAGGAGGTGCCCTGGGAAATCATTTCAAAGCCGAAATTGGTTAGCGATCCGGTTACTGGCAGGATTATTGCTTCTAGAGGCAAAAAGGCTCAACAGCTTTTATTCATGAGTGTCGGTCTAGGTTTAGCTCTAGGAGTAGCGGCTGCTTTTCTGAGGGAAAAGCTGAGGAATGTCTTTGTTACCGCAGAAGATTTACAAGATGCTATCCAGCTTCCTTTTCTGGGAAGTGTGCCACTGCGGGGCGGTATGGGTAGAGAGCAACTTGGAAGTAAGGGTAGTGATCCTTTTTCTGAAGCCTTCAGCGCTTTGTATACCAACCTGCGTTTTTTGAATCCTGGCTCTGAGGTGCATGCAGTGGCGATCGCTTCTGCAGAACCTGGGGATGGTAAGACAACGATCGCTTTGAATCTGGCTCAAGCGGCAGCTTCCATGGGACAACGAGTATTGCTGGTAGATGCAAATTTGTGTACCCCTCAAATCCATACCCTACTTGATCTACCGAATCAGAAGGGATTGGCGGATATCTTGAGTCAAAAACTGCCTGTGGAAGCGGCAATTCAGAACTCTCCATCCAGCGAAAACCTTTCTGTGTTAACGGCTGGTAATACCCAGATAGGGTCTACTAAACTGTTCGCCTCCAATGAGATGCAGCAGTTAATGAAGAATTTGCGCGGGATGTTTGACTTGGTTATTTATGACACCCCGGCTCTCCGTGGAATCATGGATACGAATTTTTTAACTGCTCAAACGGATGGAGTCCTGATGGTTGGAGGTGTTAATAAGACAAAGCGGTCAGTCTTTATGCAGGAATTGGAAGGCTTGAATAAATACCGTATTCCTGTGATTGGTGTCATTGCGAATCACCTGGGTAAAGGACAGGTGACATCGTACCTGTTGAATCAGCAGTCGAGCCAGGGTCAGCAAGTACATCCTGCTTTCTTTGGCAATTTGAAACAGTCTGGAGATGTTGTGCAATAG
- the rppA gene encoding two-component system response regulator RppA, translating into MRILLVDDEVEMADPLGRILVREGYEVDVAYDGDRGSQLAQQAHYDLLILDWMLPHQSGLQICQQLRSQGNATPVLFLTAKDTVDDRVSGLDAGADDYLVKPFELRELLARVRALLRRPVALDSPPASANKRLQVGDLELDLDNQLAYRQGREIDLSEKEAQLLEYLMRHPNQLLTHDQIHQHLWGDSAEKPTSNALAAQIRLLRRKIETEGEPPLINTVYGKGYRFGASSSGSVE; encoded by the coding sequence ATGCGGATTCTTCTAGTGGATGACGAAGTGGAAATGGCCGATCCTCTGGGTCGCATCTTAGTGCGGGAGGGCTATGAAGTAGATGTGGCCTACGATGGCGATCGCGGCAGTCAACTGGCCCAACAAGCTCACTACGATTTGCTGATTCTAGACTGGATGTTACCGCATCAGTCGGGATTGCAGATCTGCCAGCAGTTGCGATCGCAGGGGAATGCCACTCCGGTTCTGTTTCTGACAGCGAAGGATACAGTGGACGATCGGGTATCAGGGTTAGATGCTGGAGCAGACGATTATTTAGTCAAGCCATTTGAACTACGGGAACTGTTAGCCAGAGTCCGTGCTCTATTACGTCGTCCCGTTGCACTGGATTCCCCTCCAGCATCAGCTAACAAACGGCTACAGGTGGGCGACCTGGAACTCGATCTTGACAATCAACTGGCCTATCGACAGGGACGGGAAATTGACCTGTCTGAAAAAGAAGCCCAATTGCTGGAATACCTGATGCGTCATCCCAATCAACTGCTGACCCATGATCAGATTCATCAACATCTCTGGGGGGACAGCGCCGAAAAGCCAACCAGCAACGCTCTCGCGGCTCAGATTCGGTTACTGCGGCGCAAAATTGAAACTGAGGGCGAGCCACCATTGATTAATACGGTCTATGGCAAGGGCTACCGCTTTGGTGCTTCCAGTAGTGGGAGTGTGGAGTAG
- a CDS encoding glycoside hydrolase family 10 protein, whose amino-acid sequence MMTSASPRFPDIQTHWARAFIEGLAERNIVRGFPDGNFRPEQGVTRAEFAVMAQAAFPQPLKRPYVPFVDVPDHYWAAGAIRWAYERGFLSGFPGQQFRPTERIPRGQVLVALVSGLELTTSETVPLDELYRDADQIPGWARSAIATATVHEIVVNSPSLQRLRPTQPATRAEVCAFVYQCLVSLQQAPAIASNAIVRWQPQPTIAVSHPREFRAAWITSVWNKDWPSRSGLSSQQQQVELTTILDQLQATNFNAVVLQVRPEGDALYRSTLDPWSHWLTGQQGKAPEPFYDPLEFAIAQAHQRNLELHVWFNPYRARTSKNTVNAFPHIAVTNPEVVYAWGNQLWMDPGSKVVQDRTYNVILDVVKRYDIDGVHLDDYFYPYPIAGQTFPDQKTYQDYRNRGGTLSLADWRRDNVNQLIQRLLKGIRAIKPHVKFGISPFGIYRPGQPPSIEGLDAYDRLYADSLKWLQQGWVDYLAPQLYWRIDAPKQSYPVLMQWWADNNPRQRHLYIGNNLAQLDGKVWELAEIERQIELTRQLKSKQVLGNIFFSMSALAENAQGVRDRFRTLTYRSPALAPVISWLSAPAPPLPTQVKFSNGQLLWSSTSPDIRAWTLYQQTGSQWALQRILSGSDRSIRLSPGTYALCAVNRLAQESLGVVVKSG is encoded by the coding sequence ATGATGACCTCCGCCTCACCTCGCTTTCCAGATATTCAGACTCATTGGGCACGCGCCTTTATTGAGGGATTGGCTGAACGCAATATTGTGCGAGGTTTTCCGGATGGCAATTTTCGGCCAGAGCAGGGAGTTACCCGCGCAGAATTTGCCGTCATGGCGCAGGCAGCGTTTCCGCAACCGCTCAAGCGGCCCTATGTCCCTTTTGTGGATGTGCCGGATCATTATTGGGCTGCTGGTGCCATTCGCTGGGCCTATGAACGAGGGTTTTTGAGTGGCTTTCCGGGGCAACAGTTTCGACCCACTGAAAGAATTCCGCGAGGTCAGGTGCTGGTCGCGCTGGTCAGTGGTCTGGAACTGACAACGTCGGAAACGGTTCCACTGGACGAGTTATATCGGGATGCAGATCAAATTCCGGGTTGGGCCAGAAGCGCGATCGCCACCGCCACCGTTCATGAAATTGTCGTCAACTCCCCCTCTCTGCAACGATTGCGACCCACTCAACCAGCGACCCGCGCAGAAGTGTGTGCCTTTGTCTATCAATGTCTGGTGTCTTTGCAGCAGGCACCCGCGATCGCCTCCAATGCGATTGTCCGCTGGCAACCCCAACCAACAATCGCCGTCAGTCACCCACGGGAATTTCGTGCTGCCTGGATCACCTCTGTCTGGAATAAAGATTGGCCGTCCCGATCGGGACTTTCCAGCCAGCAGCAACAGGTAGAATTGACGACTATTCTGGATCAACTGCAAGCGACTAATTTTAATGCTGTAGTGCTGCAGGTAAGGCCAGAAGGGGATGCGCTCTATCGTTCTACCCTGGATCCCTGGAGTCACTGGTTGACTGGACAGCAGGGCAAAGCACCGGAGCCGTTCTACGATCCACTGGAATTTGCGATCGCTCAGGCTCATCAGCGCAATCTGGAACTGCATGTCTGGTTTAATCCCTATCGCGCCCGGACTTCTAAAAATACGGTCAATGCCTTTCCCCACATTGCAGTCACGAATCCAGAGGTGGTTTACGCTTGGGGCAATCAGTTATGGATGGATCCTGGCTCAAAAGTGGTTCAGGATCGCACCTATAACGTGATTCTGGATGTGGTTAAGCGCTACGACATTGATGGAGTCCATCTGGATGATTATTTCTATCCCTACCCGATCGCCGGACAGACCTTCCCTGATCAGAAGACCTATCAGGATTACCGCAATCGCGGTGGCACTCTGTCTCTGGCCGACTGGCGTAGAGACAACGTGAACCAACTGATCCAGCGCTTGCTCAAGGGAATTCGCGCCATCAAACCGCACGTTAAATTTGGCATCAGTCCGTTTGGCATTTACCGTCCAGGGCAACCGCCTTCGATTGAGGGGTTAGATGCCTACGATCGGTTGTATGCTGACTCTCTCAAATGGTTACAGCAGGGCTGGGTCGATTACCTGGCTCCCCAACTTTACTGGCGGATTGACGCTCCCAAGCAAAGCTATCCTGTCCTGATGCAATGGTGGGCCGATAACAATCCCAGACAACGCCATCTGTATATTGGCAATAATCTGGCCCAACTGGATGGTAAAGTCTGGGAACTGGCAGAAATCGAACGCCAGATTGAACTCACCCGTCAACTCAAGTCAAAACAGGTGCTGGGCAATATCTTTTTCAGCATGAGTGCCCTGGCAGAGAACGCCCAGGGAGTTCGCGATCGCTTCCGTACTCTCACCTACCGTTCTCCCGCCCTGGCTCCCGTCATCTCCTGGCTGTCTGCCCCTGCTCCCCCATTGCCAACTCAAGTGAAATTCAGCAACGGCCAACTGCTCTGGAGTTCCACCAGCCCCGACATCCGCGCCTGGACTCTGTATCAACAAACTGGCAGCCAATGGGCGTTGCAACGAATTTTGTCAGGGAGCGATCGCTCGATCCGCCTTTCTCCCGGAACTTACGCTCTGTGTGCCGTAAATCGATTAGCGCAAGAGAGTCTGGGAGTGGTAGTGAAGAGTGGATAG
- a CDS encoding glycosyltransferase family 2 protein produces MANSSTATAKGTQIVQTAEQLSLIATGLLLALAILLLVPGLVLCIECLAALLPARSGKGRSPIPRPKIAVLVPAHNEEGIIESTLIALLPELLPQDQLVVIADNCSDQTAAIARRLNVTVIERQDAVRRGKGYALDFGINFLAAHPPDVVVVMDADCVAEPGTIAKIAEMAALSHRPVQATYLLKQPPVPTPKDAISMLAFRVKNLVRPAGLNRLGLPCLLTGTGMAFPWSIIKTASLASGNIVEDMNLGLDLAIAGYPPMFCSNAEVTSILPQQERAAKTQRTRWEQGHLATMVTQGPRLFTMALRKGRFDLLVLALDLFIPPLSLLVMLWLAGMMLTLAATVFGGGSSLPAMLLGLEGLLILVAILTSWAKYSRSVLPAKMLLAIPLYLLWKIPLYFKFLTKPEKSWVRTERDVIRDQSSR; encoded by the coding sequence ATGGCTAACTCCTCCACTGCAACCGCTAAAGGAACACAAATTGTGCAAACTGCTGAACAACTGTCACTCATTGCAACTGGCCTCTTGCTAGCGCTCGCAATCCTGTTGCTAGTCCCTGGTCTAGTTCTCTGCATTGAATGTCTTGCAGCACTCCTTCCTGCCCGATCGGGTAAAGGCCGATCGCCTATCCCCCGCCCCAAAATAGCTGTCCTAGTTCCTGCTCATAACGAGGAAGGGATTATTGAATCAACTTTGATAGCCCTGCTTCCAGAGTTGTTACCCCAAGACCAGTTAGTGGTCATTGCAGACAATTGTTCTGATCAAACAGCGGCGATCGCTCGGAGGCTAAACGTAACAGTCATCGAGCGGCAAGATGCTGTTCGTCGGGGCAAAGGGTATGCCTTGGATTTTGGTATCAACTTTTTAGCTGCTCATCCACCGGATGTCGTGGTGGTTATGGATGCCGACTGTGTGGCAGAGCCAGGTACTATTGCAAAAATTGCTGAAATGGCAGCACTGTCCCATCGCCCTGTTCAAGCAACCTATCTCCTCAAGCAGCCTCCGGTTCCGACTCCCAAGGACGCAATTTCAATGCTAGCCTTTCGGGTCAAAAACTTGGTTCGGCCTGCTGGCTTGAATCGTTTGGGGTTGCCCTGTCTCTTAACAGGTACTGGGATGGCGTTTCCCTGGTCAATTATCAAAACAGCATCTTTGGCCAGTGGCAACATTGTTGAGGATATGAACCTGGGACTAGATCTGGCGATCGCAGGCTATCCTCCCATGTTTTGTAGTAACGCTGAAGTGACAAGCATTTTGCCTCAACAAGAGCGGGCTGCAAAAACTCAACGGACTCGGTGGGAACAAGGCCATCTGGCAACAATGGTGACACAAGGGCCGCGTTTATTCACAATGGCTCTTCGGAAAGGGCGATTTGATTTATTGGTATTGGCCCTCGATCTGTTTATTCCCCCGCTGTCACTGCTTGTTATGCTGTGGCTGGCAGGAATGATGCTGACTCTTGCCGCCACCGTATTTGGGGGGGGATCTTCCCTACCGGCGATGCTACTGGGTTTGGAAGGTCTTTTGATCCTGGTTGCAATCCTGACTTCTTGGGCAAAATACAGTCGCTCTGTATTGCCTGCCAAAATGCTACTGGCAATTCCGCTCTATCTTCTCTGGAAAATTCCCCTATATTTCAAGTTCTTGACAAAGCCTGAAAAATCGTGGGTACGGACTGAGCGAGATGTAATTCGCGATCAGTCTTCACGATAA
- a CDS encoding polysaccharide biosynthesis/export family protein has protein sequence MPVFAQTPETAPPATSPVTPGQAPVEPVPITTAPGTQVGEAYTLGAGDIIRADIFDVAPELTLEQRYTILPDGTLNLPWVGSVPVNGLTLKQAADVLSARYSRFIRNPVITVSLLAPRPLKVGVIGEVNRPGSYIISVISNEVTQQSLNQRTASEGGNQWPRVSQAIETAGGITQIANLREITIRRPRVSGGEDLISLNLWKFLREGDLNQDILLRDGDTIVIPKATKMDAAEMTQIATSKFSPATISVSVVGEVTAPGTLNLKPSATLNQAIMTAGGFRGGRASRKKIDLIRLNPDGTVTRRRLSVDLDQNLNDDRNPPLRNNDIVVVNPTFIAKVNDFLTTAIGVPLTIFGGISGFRNILFPGGN, from the coding sequence TTGCCTGTCTTTGCTCAAACTCCAGAAACTGCACCCCCTGCAACATCGCCCGTCACCCCTGGACAAGCACCTGTCGAGCCTGTTCCTATTACGACTGCACCAGGAACCCAGGTTGGTGAAGCCTATACTCTTGGTGCAGGAGACATTATTCGTGCTGATATCTTCGATGTCGCGCCAGAACTTACGCTAGAGCAACGTTATACAATCCTGCCAGATGGCACATTAAATCTTCCCTGGGTTGGCAGCGTTCCCGTGAATGGTCTAACCCTTAAGCAGGCTGCTGATGTTTTATCTGCAAGATACAGTCGGTTTATTCGCAATCCAGTGATTACGGTGAGCCTTTTAGCGCCAAGACCCCTTAAAGTTGGTGTCATTGGTGAGGTCAATCGTCCGGGGTCTTACATCATTAGTGTCATTAGTAATGAAGTAACTCAGCAAAGTCTTAATCAACGAACGGCTTCCGAAGGTGGGAACCAATGGCCTCGCGTGAGTCAAGCTATTGAGACAGCAGGAGGCATTACCCAAATTGCTAATCTGCGTGAGATTACCATCCGCCGTCCAAGAGTTAGCGGGGGAGAAGACTTAATTTCTCTCAATCTATGGAAGTTTTTGCGGGAGGGCGACCTGAACCAGGATATTCTTCTGCGAGACGGAGATACGATTGTCATTCCAAAAGCAACCAAGATGGATGCAGCGGAGATGACTCAAATTGCTACCAGTAAGTTCTCGCCTGCTACTATTTCGGTCAGCGTTGTAGGTGAGGTGACTGCTCCGGGTACACTGAACCTGAAACCCAGTGCAACTCTTAACCAGGCAATTATGACTGCTGGTGGATTCAGAGGCGGACGAGCCAGTCGCAAGAAGATAGACCTGATCCGGCTTAATCCAGATGGAACCGTGACCAGACGACGGCTTTCTGTGGATTTGGATCAGAATTTGAATGACGATAGGAACCCGCCTCTCCGGAACAATGACATTGTGGTGGTGAATCCTACCTTTATTGCCAAGGTGAACGACTTCTTAACTACTGCGATCGGAGTTCCATTAACTATTTTTGGCGGTATTTCAGGCTTCAGAAATATCTTGTTTCCAGGTGGTAATTAG
- a CDS encoding glycosyltransferase, protein MKIAYLVNQYPKTSHSFIRREILALEALGVPITRFSIRSINSEIVDEADQQEAEKTRYILDAGILGLVGGLLRTFVQHPLRLLKTAWFTLKIGWRSDRGVLLNLAYLAEACVLRGWLAEAGITHIHTHFGTNSATVALLCRLLGGPTYSMTVHGPEEFDKPAAIALSQKINHAAFVVAVCSFGKSQLFRWCDYKQWAKIHVVHCGVDQMFLHHPDVPLPAEARLVCVGRLSEQKGHLLLIEAVSQLAAEGLAFKVVLVGDGPLRSKIESMIQHLKLENHVEITGWATNAQVQQEVLAAQAMVVPSFAEGLPVVIMEALALSRPVISTYIAGIPELVRPEKCGWLVPAGSVEELATALRSVLQTPVETLAEMGRTGAEAVRQNHDAAIEAAKLVNLFEQYQ, encoded by the coding sequence ATGAAAATTGCCTATCTGGTCAACCAATATCCTAAGACAAGCCATAGCTTCATTCGGCGAGAGATTTTAGCACTTGAGGCACTGGGCGTTCCCATTACTCGCTTTTCTATCCGCTCCATCAACTCAGAGATTGTCGATGAAGCAGATCAGCAAGAAGCTGAAAAAACCCGGTACATTCTGGATGCTGGAATCCTGGGGTTGGTAGGTGGTTTGCTACGGACTTTTGTTCAACATCCCTTGCGGCTTCTAAAAACGGCCTGGTTCACTCTAAAAATTGGCTGGCGATCGGATCGAGGTGTACTGTTGAACCTGGCCTATTTAGCGGAAGCCTGTGTATTACGGGGATGGTTAGCAGAAGCGGGTATTACCCACATTCATACCCACTTTGGCACCAATTCTGCGACTGTTGCACTATTGTGCCGATTATTAGGTGGGCCAACCTATAGCATGACCGTACATGGGCCAGAGGAATTTGACAAACCTGCGGCGATCGCTCTTTCCCAAAAAATCAATCATGCGGCTTTTGTGGTTGCGGTTTGCTCATTCGGTAAGAGTCAACTCTTTCGCTGGTGCGATTATAAGCAATGGGCCAAGATCCATGTGGTTCATTGTGGTGTTGATCAAATGTTTCTGCATCACCCTGATGTTCCACTCCCTGCCGAAGCCCGGTTGGTATGTGTAGGGCGGTTGAGTGAACAAAAAGGGCACTTGTTGCTGATTGAAGCAGTGAGCCAACTAGCCGCAGAGGGACTGGCCTTTAAGGTGGTGCTGGTAGGAGATGGGCCACTACGCAGCAAAATTGAGTCCATGATCCAACATTTGAAATTAGAGAACCATGTTGAGATCACTGGATGGGCGACCAATGCTCAAGTTCAGCAAGAGGTTCTAGCGGCTCAGGCAATGGTTGTTCCTAGTTTTGCAGAAGGGTTACCCGTCGTTATTATGGAGGCATTGGCTCTGTCTCGGCCTGTGATTAGTACTTACATTGCGGGTATTCCGGAACTGGTGCGCCCTGAAAAATGTGGTTGGTTAGTGCCAGCTGGGTCAGTAGAAGAGTTGGCAACAGCTTTGCGCTCTGTCTTACAGACTCCTGTGGAAACGTTAGCAGAGATGGGTCGAACCGGAGCAGAAGCAGTACGGCAAAACCACGATGCGGCGATCGAAGCGGCTAAATTAGTGAACCTGTTTGAACAGTATCAGTAA
- a CDS encoding O-antigen ligase domain-containing protein: MGGNALVPIVMFGWIPVVFYIFLRYPAQRAVIISFIFAWLFLPVAEIKLPGLPDYSKMTATSYGILLATAVYDSDRFRSFRFSWIDIPILFWGIVSPVMSSMTNDLGMHDAISGALSQTVTWGVPYFLGRIYLNNLAGLRQLAIGIFVGGLVYIPFIWYENRTFSSLHVTVYGMDTGRDLAQSFRLGGYRAQVFMEHGLMLGVWMMAACIMGIVLWRMGIIKRIWNQPIGLWIAILLITFINARSTGAYNLFLLGILALFIAWRFRNSLMIWFITLGICLYLFLGASGNFPNKQIIATISQVFPEERVQSLQFRFDNEEILGLKARQRIAFGWGGFGRNRVFNEIGEDISVTDSMWIIAFGVYGVLGLISLTASILLPVLAFCVRYPARTWSNPAIAPAAALAVCVCLYMLDSVLNAMVNPIFMLAAGGLAGIAIQPRKAPVPQLTRQLARV; the protein is encoded by the coding sequence ATGGGTGGTAATGCATTAGTTCCAATAGTAATGTTTGGTTGGATTCCTGTAGTGTTTTATATATTTCTACGGTATCCTGCCCAACGCGCAGTGATTATCAGCTTTATCTTTGCATGGCTTTTTCTTCCAGTAGCAGAAATCAAGCTTCCAGGGTTACCTGACTACAGTAAGATGACTGCAACGTCCTACGGAATTCTATTAGCGACAGCCGTTTATGATAGCGATCGCTTTAGGTCTTTTAGATTTAGCTGGATTGACATACCTATACTATTTTGGGGCATTGTTTCTCCAGTGATGTCTTCAATGACTAATGATTTGGGTATGCATGATGCTATTTCTGGAGCCTTATCTCAAACTGTAACTTGGGGCGTGCCTTATTTCTTAGGCCGGATTTATCTCAACAATCTTGCTGGTCTGAGGCAATTGGCGATCGGAATCTTCGTTGGAGGGTTGGTTTACATTCCTTTCATTTGGTATGAGAATCGTACTTTTTCAAGCCTTCATGTGACAGTTTATGGAATGGACACTGGACGAGACTTAGCCCAATCTTTCCGATTAGGAGGATATAGAGCGCAAGTCTTTATGGAACACGGTCTCATGTTAGGTGTCTGGATGATGGCTGCTTGTATTATGGGGATTGTGCTATGGAGGATGGGAATTATTAAGCGCATCTGGAATCAACCGATCGGTTTGTGGATAGCCATTCTCCTAATTACATTTATTAACGCAAGATCTACGGGAGCCTATAACCTTTTTCTACTTGGCATCTTAGCTTTATTTATTGCCTGGCGTTTTCGTAACTCCCTTATGATATGGTTTATCACTCTGGGAATTTGTTTGTATCTCTTTCTTGGTGCTTCTGGTAACTTTCCCAACAAGCAAATTATTGCCACCATATCACAAGTCTTTCCAGAGGAAAGAGTACAATCCCTTCAATTTAGATTTGATAATGAGGAAATTTTAGGCTTGAAAGCACGCCAGCGTATTGCCTTTGGATGGGGAGGGTTTGGTAGAAATCGAGTCTTTAATGAGATAGGTGAAGATATATCTGTTACCGACAGTATGTGGATTATTGCCTTTGGGGTTTATGGAGTACTTGGTTTAATATCTTTAACGGCTTCAATCCTCTTACCAGTTCTAGCATTTTGTGTTCGTTATCCTGCCAGAACCTGGTCAAATCCAGCGATCGCTCCTGCGGCTGCTCTAGCAGTATGTGTCTGCCTTTATATGCTTGATTCTGTTCTCAATGCCATGGTCAACCCAATCTTCATGTTAGCTGCTGGTGGACTTGCGGGTATTGCCATACAACCAAGAAAAGCTCCAGTTCCTCAATTAACTCGTCAACTTGCACGAGTTTAA
- a CDS encoding Uma2 family endonuclease — translation MKKTFGTPPAPSESRTVLQKVNWQKYEQLLAEMESDRTARFTYDHGRLEMMNPLEEHERCHKLVESLILVLVDELDIPLVTYKTPTLKRVDRQVGTEPDTAYYIQHAEQMQGKSRINLETDPPPDLVLEVELSRSSFNKFAIYAALGIPEVWRYISKPGETFLKGNLFIHYLEGDRYIEEDYGLAFPFLSAGRILQFIDQSDALGLATALRDLRHWVQSQI, via the coding sequence ATGAAAAAAACCTTTGGCACCCCTCCCGCTCCCAGCGAGTCCCGGACGGTTTTACAGAAGGTGAACTGGCAGAAGTATGAACAACTCCTGGCCGAAATGGAGTCAGACCGCACGGCTCGCTTTACCTACGATCACGGTCGTCTGGAGATGATGAATCCGCTGGAGGAACACGAGCGCTGCCACAAACTGGTTGAGTCCCTGATCCTGGTGCTGGTCGATGAACTGGACATTCCCCTGGTGACTTACAAAACGCCTACCCTGAAACGGGTCGATCGCCAGGTGGGGACGGAACCAGACACGGCCTACTACATTCAGCACGCGGAGCAAATGCAGGGAAAATCCCGAATTAATCTGGAAACTGATCCCCCACCGGATTTAGTTCTGGAAGTAGAACTCTCTCGCAGTTCCTTCAATAAATTCGCGATTTATGCAGCCCTGGGGATTCCAGAGGTCTGGCGTTATATTAGCAAACCGGGCGAAACCTTTTTGAAAGGTAATCTGTTTATTCACTATCTGGAGGGCGATCGCTATATCGAGGAAGATTACGGGCTGGCCTTCCCATTCCTCTCAGCCGGTAGGATTCTACAATTCATTGACCAAAGCGATGCTCTGGGTTTAGCCACTGCCCTGCGAGACTTACGTCACTGGGTACAGAGCCAGATTTAG